From the Syngnathoides biaculeatus isolate LvHL_M chromosome 10, ASM1980259v1, whole genome shotgun sequence genome, one window contains:
- the necab3 gene encoding N-terminal EF-hand calcium-binding protein 1 isoform X3 yields MLACTEMITMCLQSAKSEHARTQREQQQSRGGRGLSILHDIFRRADKNDDGKLSFEEFNAYFADGVLTTAQLQELFYSVDGRENNNLDTDKLSDYFSQHLGEYVNVLSALEKLNVAVLKAMYKTKEEYQDSSVLGQFVTRFVLRETSAQLQSLQNSLQCATEAVDEESAPAIRKLDTSHRRCGHGFPNVSNDIPPRARNTNEEAEWNSQIARLQLLLDQLESQGPKLEPLKVDTPASTANILLLQRKMAVNASDVDNFRNVLKSYVDATAAHSDNLHVSVQKVSEKSSYVIYEFWRDRASWMSNLQSSSSKDFQRCVINMMEDTEAVSTMLLPASWWILTNN; encoded by the exons GAGCGAGCACGCTCGGACCCAGCGGGAGCAGCAGCAGAGCAGGGGCGGCCGAGGGCTCAGCATCCTTCATGAT ATATTCCGCCGGGCAGACAAAAATG ACGACGGCAAGCTGTCATTTGAAGAGTTCAACGCTTACTTCGCTGACGGTGTTTTGACAACGGCACAGCTGCAGGAGCTTTTCTACTCCGTCGACGGGCGGGAGAATAA CAATTTGGACACCGACAAGCTATCAG ATTATTTTTCCCAGCACCTCGGGGAGTACGTGAACGTCCTCTCAGCTTTGGAGAAGCTCAATGTGGCCGTTTTAAAGGCCATGTATAAAACTAAAGAG GAGTACCAGGATTCCAGCGTACTGGGCCAGTTCGTGACCCGGTTCGTGCTGCGAGAGACGTCCGCTCAGTTGCAGTCGTTGCAGAACTCGCTGCAATGCGCCACGGAGGCTGTGGACGAGGAGAGCGCCCCTGCTAT TAGAAAGTTGGATACGAGTCACCGGAGATGCGGTCACGGTTTCCCGAACGTCTCAAACGACATCCCCCCACGCGCCCGAAACACAA ACGAGGAGGCGGAGTGGAACTCGCAGATCGCCCGGCTGCAGCTGCTGCTCGATCAACTGGAGTCTCAG GGTCCCAAGTTGGAGCCCCTGAAGGTGGACACTCCCGCATCCACCGCC AACATTCTGCTGCTCCAGAGGAAGATGGCCGTGAACGCCAGCGATGTGGACAACTTCCGGAACGTTCTCAAGAGCTACGTCGACGCGACGGCAGCCCACTCGGATAACCTGCA CGTATCCGTGCAGAAGGTTTCGGAAAAGTCCTCTTATGTGATTTACGAGTTCTGGCGAGACCGGGCCTCCTGGATGAG cAACCTGCAATCCAGCAGCAGCAAAGACTTCCAGCGCTGCGTCATCAACATGATGGAGGACACCGAGGCGGTGTCGACCATGTTGCTCCCAG CTTCCTGGTGGATTCTGACTAACAACTGA
- the necab3 gene encoding N-terminal EF-hand calcium-binding protein 1 isoform X1: MYRVIIVSVVLNYVYYNNERGVDYYFHFCYRQGERAVRPVRVPSGARTFFSTSTANILNSTHETASDDGKLSFEEFNAYFADGVLTTAQLQELFYSVDGRENNNLDTDKLSDYFSQHLGEYVNVLSALEKLNVAVLKAMYKTKEEYQDSSVLGQFVTRFVLRETSAQLQSLQNSLQCATEAVDEESAPAIRKLDTSHRRCGHGFPNVSNDIPPRARNTNEEAEWNSQIARLQLLLDQLESQGPKLEPLKVDTPASTANILLLQRKMAVNASDVDNFRNVLKSYVDATAAHSDNLHVSVQKVSEKSSYVIYEFWRDRASWMSNLQSSSSKDFQRCVINMMEDTEAVSTMLLPASWWILTNN; the protein is encoded by the exons atgtaccgggtgattatagtcagcgttgtgttaaattatgtttatTATAACAACGAAAggggtgtagattattattttcatttttgttaccgaCAGGGAGAGAGAGCGGTTCGACCGgtacgagtcccaagtggagcccgcacctttttctccacttctaCGGCTAACATTTtaaactcaactcacgaaacagctagcg ACGACGGCAAGCTGTCATTTGAAGAGTTCAACGCTTACTTCGCTGACGGTGTTTTGACAACGGCACAGCTGCAGGAGCTTTTCTACTCCGTCGACGGGCGGGAGAATAA CAATTTGGACACCGACAAGCTATCAG ATTATTTTTCCCAGCACCTCGGGGAGTACGTGAACGTCCTCTCAGCTTTGGAGAAGCTCAATGTGGCCGTTTTAAAGGCCATGTATAAAACTAAAGAG GAGTACCAGGATTCCAGCGTACTGGGCCAGTTCGTGACCCGGTTCGTGCTGCGAGAGACGTCCGCTCAGTTGCAGTCGTTGCAGAACTCGCTGCAATGCGCCACGGAGGCTGTGGACGAGGAGAGCGCCCCTGCTAT TAGAAAGTTGGATACGAGTCACCGGAGATGCGGTCACGGTTTCCCGAACGTCTCAAACGACATCCCCCCACGCGCCCGAAACACAA ACGAGGAGGCGGAGTGGAACTCGCAGATCGCCCGGCTGCAGCTGCTGCTCGATCAACTGGAGTCTCAG GGTCCCAAGTTGGAGCCCCTGAAGGTGGACACTCCCGCATCCACCGCC AACATTCTGCTGCTCCAGAGGAAGATGGCCGTGAACGCCAGCGATGTGGACAACTTCCGGAACGTTCTCAAGAGCTACGTCGACGCGACGGCAGCCCACTCGGATAACCTGCA CGTATCCGTGCAGAAGGTTTCGGAAAAGTCCTCTTATGTGATTTACGAGTTCTGGCGAGACCGGGCCTCCTGGATGAG cAACCTGCAATCCAGCAGCAGCAAAGACTTCCAGCGCTGCGTCATCAACATGATGGAGGACACCGAGGCGGTGTCGACCATGTTGCTCCCAG CTTCCTGGTGGATTCTGACTAACAACTGA
- the necab3 gene encoding N-terminal EF-hand calcium-binding protein 1 isoform X4, which translates to MKTNDGKLSFEEFNAYFADGVLTTAQLQELFYSVDGRENNNLDTDKLSDYFSQHLGEYVNVLSALEKLNVAVLKAMYKTKEEYQDSSVLGQFVTRFVLRETSAQLQSLQNSLQCATEAVDEESAPAIRKLDTSHRRCGHGFPNVSNDIPPRARNTNEEAEWNSQIARLQLLLDQLESQGPKLEPLKVDTPASTANILLLQRKMAVNASDVDNFRNVLKSYVDATAAHSDNLHVSVQKVSEKSSYVIYEFWRDRASWMSNLQSSSSKDFQRCVINMMEDTEAVSTMLLPASWWILTNN; encoded by the exons ATGAAAACAA ACGACGGCAAGCTGTCATTTGAAGAGTTCAACGCTTACTTCGCTGACGGTGTTTTGACAACGGCACAGCTGCAGGAGCTTTTCTACTCCGTCGACGGGCGGGAGAATAA CAATTTGGACACCGACAAGCTATCAG ATTATTTTTCCCAGCACCTCGGGGAGTACGTGAACGTCCTCTCAGCTTTGGAGAAGCTCAATGTGGCCGTTTTAAAGGCCATGTATAAAACTAAAGAG GAGTACCAGGATTCCAGCGTACTGGGCCAGTTCGTGACCCGGTTCGTGCTGCGAGAGACGTCCGCTCAGTTGCAGTCGTTGCAGAACTCGCTGCAATGCGCCACGGAGGCTGTGGACGAGGAGAGCGCCCCTGCTAT TAGAAAGTTGGATACGAGTCACCGGAGATGCGGTCACGGTTTCCCGAACGTCTCAAACGACATCCCCCCACGCGCCCGAAACACAA ACGAGGAGGCGGAGTGGAACTCGCAGATCGCCCGGCTGCAGCTGCTGCTCGATCAACTGGAGTCTCAG GGTCCCAAGTTGGAGCCCCTGAAGGTGGACACTCCCGCATCCACCGCC AACATTCTGCTGCTCCAGAGGAAGATGGCCGTGAACGCCAGCGATGTGGACAACTTCCGGAACGTTCTCAAGAGCTACGTCGACGCGACGGCAGCCCACTCGGATAACCTGCA CGTATCCGTGCAGAAGGTTTCGGAAAAGTCCTCTTATGTGATTTACGAGTTCTGGCGAGACCGGGCCTCCTGGATGAG cAACCTGCAATCCAGCAGCAGCAAAGACTTCCAGCGCTGCGTCATCAACATGATGGAGGACACCGAGGCGGTGTCGACCATGTTGCTCCCAG CTTCCTGGTGGATTCTGACTAACAACTGA
- the necab3 gene encoding N-terminal EF-hand calcium-binding protein 1 isoform X2, whose amino-acid sequence MYRVIIVSVVLNYVYYNNERGVDYYFHFCYRQGERAVRPVRVPSGARTFFSTSTANILNSTHETASDDGKLSFEEFNAYFADGVLTTAQLQELFYSVDGRENNNLDTDKLSDYFSQHLGEYVNVLSALEKLNVAVLKAMYKTKEEYQDSSVLGQFVTRFVLRETSAQLQSLQNSLQCATEAVDEESAPAIKLDTSHRRCGHGFPNVSNDIPPRARNTNEEAEWNSQIARLQLLLDQLESQGPKLEPLKVDTPASTANILLLQRKMAVNASDVDNFRNVLKSYVDATAAHSDNLHVSVQKVSEKSSYVIYEFWRDRASWMSNLQSSSSKDFQRCVINMMEDTEAVSTMLLPASWWILTNN is encoded by the exons atgtaccgggtgattatagtcagcgttgtgttaaattatgtttatTATAACAACGAAAggggtgtagattattattttcatttttgttaccgaCAGGGAGAGAGAGCGGTTCGACCGgtacgagtcccaagtggagcccgcacctttttctccacttctaCGGCTAACATTTtaaactcaactcacgaaacagctagcg ACGACGGCAAGCTGTCATTTGAAGAGTTCAACGCTTACTTCGCTGACGGTGTTTTGACAACGGCACAGCTGCAGGAGCTTTTCTACTCCGTCGACGGGCGGGAGAATAA CAATTTGGACACCGACAAGCTATCAG ATTATTTTTCCCAGCACCTCGGGGAGTACGTGAACGTCCTCTCAGCTTTGGAGAAGCTCAATGTGGCCGTTTTAAAGGCCATGTATAAAACTAAAGAG GAGTACCAGGATTCCAGCGTACTGGGCCAGTTCGTGACCCGGTTCGTGCTGCGAGAGACGTCCGCTCAGTTGCAGTCGTTGCAGAACTCGCTGCAATGCGCCACGGAGGCTGTGGACGAGGAGAGCGCCCCTGCTAT AAAGTTGGATACGAGTCACCGGAGATGCGGTCACGGTTTCCCGAACGTCTCAAACGACATCCCCCCACGCGCCCGAAACACAA ACGAGGAGGCGGAGTGGAACTCGCAGATCGCCCGGCTGCAGCTGCTGCTCGATCAACTGGAGTCTCAG GGTCCCAAGTTGGAGCCCCTGAAGGTGGACACTCCCGCATCCACCGCC AACATTCTGCTGCTCCAGAGGAAGATGGCCGTGAACGCCAGCGATGTGGACAACTTCCGGAACGTTCTCAAGAGCTACGTCGACGCGACGGCAGCCCACTCGGATAACCTGCA CGTATCCGTGCAGAAGGTTTCGGAAAAGTCCTCTTATGTGATTTACGAGTTCTGGCGAGACCGGGCCTCCTGGATGAG cAACCTGCAATCCAGCAGCAGCAAAGACTTCCAGCGCTGCGTCATCAACATGATGGAGGACACCGAGGCGGTGTCGACCATGTTGCTCCCAG CTTCCTGGTGGATTCTGACTAACAACTGA
- the necab3 gene encoding N-terminal EF-hand calcium-binding protein 1 isoform X5: MYRVIIVSVVLNYVYYNNERGVDYYFHFCYRQGERAVRPVRVPSGARTFFSTSTANILNSTHETASDDGKLSFEEFNAYFADGVLTTAQLQELFYSVDGRENNNLDTDKLSDYFSQHLGEYVNVLSALEKLNVAVLKAMYKTKEEYQDSSVLGQFVTRFVLRETSAQLQSLQNSLQCATEAVDEESAPAIRKLDTSHRRCGHGFPNVSNDIPPRARNTNEEAEWNSQIARLQLLLDQLESQLHPGRPSQPPALSAGVAHFRRRGGPPSGVVHSRSSTLLPTLTFQLVAH, translated from the exons atgtaccgggtgattatagtcagcgttgtgttaaattatgtttatTATAACAACGAAAggggtgtagattattattttcatttttgttaccgaCAGGGAGAGAGAGCGGTTCGACCGgtacgagtcccaagtggagcccgcacctttttctccacttctaCGGCTAACATTTtaaactcaactcacgaaacagctagcg ACGACGGCAAGCTGTCATTTGAAGAGTTCAACGCTTACTTCGCTGACGGTGTTTTGACAACGGCACAGCTGCAGGAGCTTTTCTACTCCGTCGACGGGCGGGAGAATAA CAATTTGGACACCGACAAGCTATCAG ATTATTTTTCCCAGCACCTCGGGGAGTACGTGAACGTCCTCTCAGCTTTGGAGAAGCTCAATGTGGCCGTTTTAAAGGCCATGTATAAAACTAAAGAG GAGTACCAGGATTCCAGCGTACTGGGCCAGTTCGTGACCCGGTTCGTGCTGCGAGAGACGTCCGCTCAGTTGCAGTCGTTGCAGAACTCGCTGCAATGCGCCACGGAGGCTGTGGACGAGGAGAGCGCCCCTGCTAT TAGAAAGTTGGATACGAGTCACCGGAGATGCGGTCACGGTTTCCCGAACGTCTCAAACGACATCCCCCCACGCGCCCGAAACACAA ACGAGGAGGCGGAGTGGAACTCGCAGATCGCCCGGCTGCAGCTGCTGCTCGATCAACTGGAGTCTCAG CTTCATCCGGGAAGGCCGAGccagccgccggccttgtcggccggggtggctcattttcggcgccgaggtgggcCGCCTTctggcgttgttcatagccgttCATCTACCTTGTTGCCGACTCTGACGTTCCAGCTCGTTGCACATTAA